The following coding sequences are from one Leptolyngbya sp. NIES-3755 window:
- a CDS encoding group 1 glycosyl transferase (similar to AA sequence:cyanobase_aa:LBDG_21230), which yields MIIGHYEQDIWAAGGLAAYIRRIGQAQRSRGHTVVYFSKYASAISDDEQFHPIRVESEEDLYHQAKRLKLDVLHLHGEVTTPPPRQLATVRTLQGHLPYCPSGSKFLKQSNQPCDRAYSVLGCLQGHLFDRCGSIRPAQLIQNFQMTEKIRTILPRMPVIVVSQFLKDRLIEAGYPEASIHRLYLFAPKVFQPSPPPKTGVPRFVFLGRFTPEKGLIWLLNAIAQVTVPIQVDIAGQGNQEAQIQQHIQSLGLHDRVTLHGWINEAKTEQLIAQARAVVYPSIWHEPGGTVAFEAMAQSRALIMSRVGGMPEVVQDEVNGLLVDPNDVNQLAHCLERLATNWRLAKQLGETGQALAIDQFSLDHHLAQLMQIYQQLAQSNYELSCI from the coding sequence ATGATCATCGGTCATTATGAGCAGGACATTTGGGCAGCGGGTGGACTGGCTGCCTATATTCGTCGGATTGGACAAGCTCAGCGATCGAGGGGTCACACTGTGGTTTACTTTTCAAAGTATGCCAGTGCGATCTCGGATGATGAGCAGTTTCATCCCATTCGGGTCGAGAGCGAAGAAGACTTATACCATCAGGCAAAACGGCTCAAGCTCGATGTTCTACATCTTCATGGTGAAGTAACGACTCCGCCGCCTCGCCAGCTTGCTACAGTTCGCACTCTTCAAGGACATCTCCCCTACTGTCCGAGTGGGAGTAAGTTTCTGAAACAATCGAATCAGCCTTGCGATCGCGCTTACAGTGTTCTGGGCTGTTTACAGGGGCACTTGTTCGATCGATGTGGGAGCATTCGTCCCGCTCAACTGATTCAGAATTTCCAAATGACCGAAAAGATTCGGACAATCTTGCCACGAATGCCCGTAATTGTTGTGAGTCAGTTTCTAAAAGACCGACTGATTGAAGCAGGATACCCAGAAGCATCAATTCATCGATTGTATCTCTTTGCTCCCAAGGTGTTTCAGCCGAGTCCACCTCCTAAGACTGGAGTTCCAAGATTTGTGTTCTTGGGACGATTCACACCGGAAAAGGGCTTGATTTGGTTACTTAATGCGATCGCTCAAGTGACGGTTCCAATTCAGGTCGATATTGCTGGACAAGGCAATCAAGAAGCTCAGATTCAGCAGCACATTCAAAGCTTGGGATTGCACGATCGAGTGACGTTACACGGTTGGATCAATGAAGCTAAAACTGAACAGTTGATTGCTCAAGCGCGGGCAGTTGTTTATCCTTCGATTTGGCATGAACCTGGTGGAACGGTTGCTTTTGAAGCGATGGCGCAATCGAGAGCCTTGATCATGAGTCGCGTCGGTGGAATGCCCGAGGTTGTGCAAGATGAAGTCAATGGACTTTTAGTTGATCCGAATGATGTAAATCAGCTTGCTCATTGTCTGGAGCGCTTAGCAACAAATTGGCGGTTGGCGAAACAACTGGGGGAAACTGGGCAAGCATTGGCGATCGATCAATTCAGCCTCGATCATCATCTTGCTCAATTGATGCAGATCTATCAACAGCTTGCCCAATCTAACTACGAATTAAGCTGCATTTGA
- a CDS encoding glycosyl transferase family 2 (similar to AA sequence:cyanobase_aa:Cyan7425_1100), with product MKLSVSVIICTHNPRRDYLDRVLSALEQQTLPKEQWELLLIDNASDRVLADETNLSWHPHAMQIREQQLGLTPARLRGMQDSQADLLIFVDDDNVLAPNYLETALELSRQWTMIGAWGGQVLPEFEEPSPEWTKPYWGNLALKEFEVDRWGNVPISDILPCGAGMCLRRVVAQHYVELVKAQTTRLNLDRKGKSLISGGDTDIALTACDLGLGIGLFKALTLVHLIPAFRLQEDYLLRLQEAMYYSGIMIQASWGNLPVRTWRSRFAAYGRRWWMDQRSRRFHDAAQRGINAALKDLAQMQLNS from the coding sequence ATGAAACTCTCGGTCAGCGTCATCATCTGCACTCATAATCCACGTCGGGATTATCTCGATCGAGTCTTGAGTGCTTTAGAACAGCAAACTTTGCCCAAAGAACAATGGGAACTGCTTTTAATTGACAATGCCAGCGATCGTGTTCTTGCCGATGAAACGAATTTATCCTGGCATCCTCATGCAATGCAGATTCGAGAACAACAACTTGGGCTAACTCCCGCTCGATTACGAGGAATGCAAGACTCGCAAGCTGATCTGTTAATCTTTGTCGATGACGATAATGTATTAGCACCGAACTATCTTGAAACCGCCCTAGAACTTTCTCGTCAATGGACAATGATCGGGGCTTGGGGTGGACAAGTTTTACCAGAGTTCGAGGAACCTTCGCCCGAATGGACAAAGCCTTACTGGGGAAATTTAGCACTAAAAGAATTCGAGGTCGATCGTTGGGGCAATGTCCCGATTAGCGACATTCTGCCTTGTGGAGCAGGAATGTGTTTACGTCGAGTCGTCGCGCAGCACTATGTAGAACTGGTGAAAGCTCAAACTACACGGCTAAACCTCGATCGCAAAGGGAAGTCATTGATCTCTGGGGGAGATACAGATATTGCCTTAACTGCCTGTGATCTGGGGTTAGGAATTGGATTATTCAAAGCGCTCACGCTGGTTCATCTCATCCCAGCATTTCGACTGCAAGAAGACTATCTGCTGCGGCTACAAGAGGCAATGTACTATTCTGGCATTATGATTCAGGCAAGCTGGGGAAATTTGCCTGTGAGAACCTGGCGATCGCGATTTGCAGCTTATGGTCGTCGCTGGTGGATGGATCAGCGATCGCGCCGGTTTCATGATGCGGCTCAGCGAGGGATCAATGCGGCTCTGAAAGATTTAGCTCAAATGCAGCTTAATTCGTAG
- a CDS encoding glycosyl transferase group 1 (similar to AA sequence:cyanobase_aa:Cyan7425_2253), translated as MSGFPWGGSEYLWSMTAIEALHDRHSVSFSMPDWAEQSHPTVNQLVQQGAQFFPRSRQPQSLVDRALNKVRQIRPIKVLEACFPESLDAVRSTYRPIFANQPDIICVSQGTSYEAAAIPELAELLLTTTIPYVLVCHFNSDVWLLDEQWRSTARKLFEKATAIAFVSEHNLKSAERHLAYRLNDAVVLQNPVNLSHDEIVPWVETTPISFATVARLETFFKGQDVLFEALSAPEWRSRLWQCQLYGAGPDRAYLESLADCYGIRDRICFKGHVADVRSIWADNQMLVLPSKGEGTPLALIEAMICGRPAIVTNVGGNAEWIEEGKTGFVAEAPTAIALKAALERAWQHQQHWQTMGMKAHQIALQRRDRTPAQSLLNFILEAMPHRFALSDSQFTLSKP; from the coding sequence ATGTCTGGCTTTCCCTGGGGAGGCAGTGAATATCTTTGGTCGATGACTGCAATTGAAGCACTGCACGATCGTCATTCTGTCTCATTTTCTATGCCAGATTGGGCAGAACAATCCCATCCCACTGTTAATCAGCTTGTACAGCAAGGAGCGCAATTTTTTCCGCGTTCTCGGCAACCTCAGTCTCTAGTCGATCGAGCACTGAATAAAGTGCGGCAAATTCGACCGATAAAAGTGTTAGAAGCTTGTTTTCCTGAATCTTTAGACGCAGTACGATCGACCTATCGCCCGATTTTTGCAAACCAGCCTGATATCATCTGTGTCAGTCAGGGAACGAGTTACGAAGCTGCCGCGATTCCTGAATTAGCTGAATTGTTGCTAACCACAACGATTCCCTACGTCCTGGTTTGTCACTTTAATTCTGATGTGTGGCTTTTGGATGAGCAGTGGCGATCGACGGCTCGAAAGTTGTTTGAAAAAGCAACCGCGATCGCGTTTGTATCTGAGCATAATTTGAAATCAGCAGAACGCCACTTAGCATATCGATTAAACGATGCAGTCGTGCTACAGAATCCCGTAAATCTTTCACACGATGAAATCGTTCCTTGGGTGGAAACAACCCCAATCTCGTTTGCAACTGTAGCTCGACTAGAAACATTTTTCAAAGGGCAGGATGTTCTCTTTGAAGCACTAAGCGCACCGGAATGGCGATCGCGATTGTGGCAATGTCAGCTCTATGGAGCAGGTCCAGATCGAGCTTATCTAGAATCTCTCGCTGACTGTTATGGAATTCGCGATCGCATTTGCTTTAAGGGACACGTTGCTGATGTTCGATCAATTTGGGCTGACAATCAAATGCTAGTTCTCCCCTCGAAAGGCGAAGGCACTCCGTTGGCATTAATTGAAGCCATGATTTGTGGTCGTCCTGCTATTGTGACGAATGTGGGCGGAAATGCCGAATGGATTGAAGAAGGAAAAACGGGATTTGTTGCTGAAGCACCCACAGCAATCGCTTTAAAAGCTGCACTCGAACGAGCTTGGCAGCATCAGCAACACTGGCAAACAATGGGAATGAAAGCGCATCAGATTGCACTCCAACGCCGCGATCGTACTCCAGCTCAAAGTCTGCTCAATTTCATCCTAGAAGCCATGCCCCACCGTTTTGCACTCTCTGATTCTCAATTCACTTTATCAAAGCCATGA
- a CDS encoding hypothetical protein (similar to AA sequence:cyanobase_aa:LBDG_21270): MRHRDLLERSIHSPVASSWRLSLPQFSWLHCFVLIQFLLQILLLFPEISTFRIFFRAGAFALSLGLLWKVPKTGIAHPAKRWAIAILCIMALQLFWHPHISSISAGLAQCLMYLAILAPLFWVSRLNLTDEGFRWLVYLLWGFHALSSIVGVLQVYYPEVFQFAISSVIEEGKYGGDQLKITLANGAYIYRPSGLSDVPGSAATSGFYALLLGTGMALQTRNLIVRLLSITSVPLGLFCIYLSQVRSTFIVSLLCLLVIGLVLLQLKRFWQVAVMFGTMIVLAVVTTHWAVGVGGEMMSDRFLTLLTESPDTVVYQSRGMFLEETIVDIIPKYPFGAGLGRWGMMNDYFGNNYNPITFPVWVEIQWTGWAYDGGIPLLIAYSGAIIATCCGVWRVISDRFSSLQLWAGIIFAYNMGAIAITFSYPLFMSQAGMEFWLINTALFVAARRSHTVLSSWEK; the protein is encoded by the coding sequence ATGAGACACCGAGATTTACTAGAGCGATCGATCCATTCTCCTGTTGCCTCGTCTTGGCGACTTTCACTTCCTCAGTTCTCATGGCTTCACTGTTTTGTTTTAATTCAGTTCTTGCTACAGATTCTGTTGTTGTTTCCTGAGATCTCAACGTTCAGGATTTTCTTTAGAGCCGGGGCATTTGCGCTCAGTCTGGGATTGTTGTGGAAAGTTCCTAAAACGGGAATCGCTCATCCTGCAAAACGATGGGCGATCGCGATTCTTTGTATCATGGCGCTTCAGCTTTTTTGGCATCCTCATATCAGTAGTATTTCAGCGGGATTGGCACAGTGTTTGATGTATCTCGCGATTCTTGCTCCATTGTTTTGGGTGAGTCGCTTGAATCTTACGGATGAAGGATTTCGCTGGCTGGTTTATCTGCTCTGGGGATTTCACGCACTCAGTTCGATCGTCGGTGTGCTCCAGGTTTACTATCCTGAAGTCTTCCAGTTTGCTATTTCCTCTGTGATTGAAGAAGGGAAATACGGCGGTGATCAGCTAAAAATTACGCTGGCAAATGGAGCTTATATTTATCGTCCATCGGGATTAAGTGATGTTCCAGGTAGTGCAGCAACTTCTGGATTTTATGCACTACTGCTTGGCACTGGAATGGCATTGCAAACTCGAAATTTGATTGTTCGATTGCTCAGTATTACCAGTGTGCCGCTCGGGTTATTTTGTATTTATCTTTCTCAAGTTCGATCGACATTCATTGTTTCATTGCTCTGCTTACTGGTCATCGGGCTGGTTCTGCTGCAATTAAAGCGGTTTTGGCAAGTTGCAGTGATGTTTGGAACGATGATTGTTCTAGCCGTGGTCACAACGCATTGGGCAGTAGGCGTGGGGGGCGAGATGATGAGCGATCGCTTTCTGACGTTGTTGACTGAATCTCCTGATACGGTTGTTTATCAAAGTCGAGGGATGTTTCTCGAAGAAACGATCGTAGACATCATTCCCAAATATCCCTTTGGTGCGGGTTTAGGACGCTGGGGAATGATGAATGACTATTTTGGCAATAACTATAATCCCATTACGTTTCCGGTTTGGGTCGAAATTCAATGGACAGGCTGGGCGTATGATGGTGGCATTCCTTTATTAATTGCTTATTCGGGAGCAATCATCGCCACGTGTTGTGGAGTTTGGCGAGTGATTAGCGATCGCTTTTCTTCACTGCAACTTTGGGCGGGAATTATCTTTGCGTATAACATGGGTGCGATCGCGATTACCTTTAGCTATCCCTTGTTTATGAGTCAGGCGGGAATGGAATTTTGGTTGATTAATACTGCGTTATTTGTGGCAGCGCGTCGGTCTCACACTGTTCTTTCAAGCTGGGAAAAATGA
- a CDS encoding glycosyl transferase group 1 (similar to AA sequence:cyanobase_aa:LBDG_21250), with amino-acid sequence MRKTIACSAPYDSGGLGRNFAFIVEEARSQNTLLEYYTPRPKLGDSCGRTVQISHRKQLLMRYSPIRYSPGWLNYFSNDWFDRAIAAVMSPGDEFETGCAGQAFHSFKRARQLGYSILSLQADNSHVNNVATQHLKAIREFGIESSWLNEAQRRKTLQAYEAADIIHVASDYTYHSFLKAGIPESKLRKRQLTVHPRFVPPLKKQEDGMFRVVYCGTLTVFKGIPVLLEAFSRLPGRHCELILIGGSTTRGMRQYLEAWKQRDSRIRISPGDPLPHFQQASVCVHPSYDDGFAYAPMEALACGVPVIVTEHTGMKTFVQEGKNGYVVPTGDWEAILDRLKLYQSLQQSVGV; translated from the coding sequence ATGAGAAAAACAATTGCTTGTTCTGCACCTTATGATTCAGGAGGATTAGGACGAAATTTTGCCTTCATTGTTGAAGAAGCGCGATCGCAAAATACGCTGCTCGAATACTATACACCTCGCCCCAAATTAGGCGACTCTTGCGGGCGAACCGTTCAGATTTCACATCGCAAACAGCTTTTAATGCGGTATTCTCCGATTCGGTACAGTCCGGGCTGGTTGAACTACTTCAGCAATGACTGGTTCGATCGAGCGATCGCGGCTGTGATGTCTCCAGGAGATGAATTTGAGACAGGGTGTGCTGGGCAAGCATTTCACTCATTTAAACGCGCTCGTCAGTTAGGGTACAGCATTCTATCGCTCCAAGCCGATAATAGCCATGTCAACAATGTGGCAACTCAACATCTCAAAGCAATTCGTGAATTTGGGATTGAATCGAGTTGGCTCAATGAAGCTCAGCGACGTAAAACTCTACAAGCTTATGAAGCCGCAGATATCATTCATGTCGCTTCGGACTATACCTATCACTCATTTCTCAAGGCAGGAATCCCAGAATCAAAGCTGAGGAAGCGCCAACTGACGGTTCATCCTCGATTTGTTCCACCGTTGAAAAAACAAGAGGATGGAATGTTTCGCGTGGTTTACTGTGGAACACTCACGGTATTTAAGGGAATTCCAGTGCTGCTCGAAGCATTTTCGCGCCTTCCGGGTCGTCACTGTGAACTGATTCTGATCGGTGGCTCAACAACTCGTGGAATGCGACAGTATCTGGAAGCTTGGAAACAACGAGACTCGCGCATTCGGATTAGTCCGGGCGATCCGCTGCCTCATTTCCAGCAGGCGAGTGTCTGTGTACATCCTTCCTACGACGATGGATTTGCTTATGCACCTATGGAAGCTTTAGCGTGTGGGGTTCCAGTGATCGTGACTGAACATACAGGCATGAAAACCTTTGTGCAAGAAGGCAAAAATGGCTATGTTGTGCCCACGGGAGACTGGGAAGCGATTCTCGATCGACTAAAACTTTATCAATCTTTGCAGCAGTCGGTAGGTGTCTGA
- a CDS encoding group 1 glycosyl transferase (similar to AA sequence:cyanobase_aa:LBDG_21260), whose translation MKPFLLIAADFIKTGGMDRANYALADYLVRQGAEVHLVSHRVEPELQQSTIWHRVPKVANSNFLGEFLLDRVGRHWAQRISQRGGRVLVNGGNCDWADVNWVHYVHAAYQPESKVNRLQRAKIAITHAYFRRTEQRNLQQAQIVIANSERTQADLIEHNLTAQSKVVYYGIDPETFYPATTEEVRSLRQRLKLPECPIAVFIGALSDRRKGFDVLFEAWKHLCQDPAWTVQLLVIGQGAEVPIWKQRLNETGFVDRIQFLGFRSDVPDLLRASDCLIAPTRYEAYGLGVHEALCCGIPAIVTKTAGVAERYPTECQNLLLSDAENVDELVQKLSDWNSHQTHYRSLIHSQVTPILRRVTWDDMARQILNAIENRVPLLI comes from the coding sequence ATGAAGCCTTTTCTGTTGATTGCAGCCGACTTTATTAAAACAGGTGGAATGGATCGAGCGAACTATGCGCTGGCGGATTATCTCGTTCGTCAAGGTGCAGAAGTTCATTTAGTGTCGCATCGAGTTGAACCTGAACTGCAACAGTCTACAATTTGGCATCGGGTTCCGAAAGTTGCGAACTCGAATTTTTTGGGCGAGTTTTTGCTCGATCGAGTGGGAAGACATTGGGCGCAAAGGATTTCACAGCGCGGTGGACGGGTGCTAGTGAATGGTGGGAACTGTGATTGGGCAGATGTGAACTGGGTGCATTATGTTCATGCGGCTTATCAACCAGAGTCGAAAGTGAATCGATTACAACGCGCTAAGATTGCAATCACACATGCTTATTTTCGACGGACGGAACAACGAAATTTACAACAGGCACAGATTGTAATTGCCAATTCTGAACGGACTCAAGCAGACTTGATTGAACATAACCTGACTGCTCAATCTAAAGTTGTTTATTACGGAATTGATCCTGAAACGTTCTATCCTGCAACGACTGAGGAAGTTCGATCGCTAAGACAACGATTAAAGTTACCAGAGTGTCCGATCGCTGTGTTTATTGGAGCATTAAGCGATCGACGAAAAGGATTTGATGTTCTATTTGAAGCTTGGAAACATCTCTGCCAAGATCCAGCTTGGACTGTTCAATTATTAGTGATTGGACAAGGTGCAGAAGTTCCAATCTGGAAACAGCGATTAAATGAGACGGGATTCGTCGATCGTATTCAATTTCTGGGATTTCGCTCTGATGTTCCAGATTTACTACGAGCTTCTGATTGTTTAATTGCTCCCACTCGATATGAAGCTTATGGTTTGGGAGTGCATGAAGCACTTTGTTGTGGAATTCCCGCGATCGTAACAAAGACGGCGGGAGTTGCGGAACGTTACCCCACAGAGTGCCAAAATCTATTGCTCTCCGATGCAGAGAATGTTGATGAATTAGTCCAAAAACTCTCTGACTGGAACAGCCACCAAACACACTACCGATCGCTGATTCATTCTCAAGTTACTCCGATCCTGCGACGTGTAACTTGGGATGACATGGCGCGGCAAATTCTTAATGCGATAGAAAACCGAGTTCCGTTGTTAATCTAA